A single Candidatus Thalassolituus haligoni DNA region contains:
- a CDS encoding SDR family NAD(P)-dependent oxidoreductase, whose product MKRLENKVAAITGGSNGFGEAICLRMAEHGAAIGILDLDSRGADLAHRIETGGGQAMFVQVDVTNEEQVRDAMQAVEQRFGHLDILVNNAGIEGENTPTDQLSLAEWNRVMNVDATSVFLCTKHVIPAMRRAGGGSVVNISSIYGLVGGGDIPPYHAAKGAVRLMTKNDALIYAPDKIRFNSIHPGFVFTALVKRYANNAGMELEKAKAALDALHPLLGTGDPDDIAWGAVYLASDEARWVTGSELVIDGGYTAR is encoded by the coding sequence ATGAAACGACTTGAAAACAAGGTTGCGGCAATCACCGGCGGCAGCAACGGCTTTGGCGAAGCTATCTGCCTGCGCATGGCCGAGCACGGTGCGGCCATCGGCATTCTCGACCTCGACAGCCGGGGCGCTGATCTGGCGCACCGGATCGAAACCGGCGGAGGCCAGGCGATGTTCGTCCAGGTCGATGTGACCAATGAAGAGCAGGTGCGTGACGCGATGCAAGCCGTTGAGCAGCGCTTTGGTCACCTCGACATTCTGGTTAACAACGCCGGCATCGAAGGCGAGAACACGCCCACCGACCAGCTCAGCCTGGCGGAATGGAACCGCGTCATGAACGTGGACGCCACTTCGGTGTTCCTGTGTACCAAGCACGTGATCCCGGCCATGCGCCGGGCGGGAGGCGGATCGGTGGTGAACATCTCATCCATCTACGGACTGGTCGGCGGTGGCGACATTCCACCCTACCACGCCGCCAAGGGCGCGGTGCGGCTGATGACCAAGAACGACGCGCTCATCTACGCTCCGGACAAGATCCGCTTCAACTCCATTCACCCCGGATTCGTGTTCACCGCCCTGGTCAAGCGTTATGCCAACAACGCCGGTATGGAACTGGAGAAGGCCAAGGCGGCGCTGGACGCGCTGCATCCGCTGCTGGGTACGGGTGATCCGGACGACATCGCCTGGGGCGCGGTCTATCTCGCCTCCGACGAAGCCCGCTGGGTTACCGGCTCAGAGCTGGTGATCGACGGCGGCTACACCGCACGCTGA
- a CDS encoding transposase, with the protein MTPKDKQHDKQKDFLRPELLDLIDPRHELVQLSQRIDWAELERHCQSFYCTDNGRPGSSSRLMIGLTLLKHIYALSDEHCIARWVENPYWQHFCGEQYFQHRPLIDPTTFGRFCRRLGEDGLKTLMKMTVRLGLELNIIDEASCKTLVADTTVMEKAIA; encoded by the coding sequence ATGACGCCCAAGGACAAACAGCACGATAAACAGAAAGATTTCCTGCGCCCGGAGCTGCTTGACCTGATCGACCCCAGGCATGAACTCGTTCAGCTCAGTCAACGTATCGACTGGGCTGAACTGGAGCGTCACTGTCAGAGTTTTTACTGCACAGACAACGGACGTCCTGGATCATCGTCCCGATTAATGATTGGCCTGACACTCCTGAAACACATCTACGCGCTATCGGATGAACACTGCATCGCCCGCTGGGTAGAAAACCCTTACTGGCAGCACTTCTGCGGCGAACAATACTTTCAACATCGACCACTGATTGATCCCACCACGTTCGGGCGTTTCTGCCGACGTCTCGGCGAGGACGGGTTAAAGACACTGATGAAAATGACGGTTCGCCTAGGGTTGGAACTGAATATCATCGACGAAGCCAGCTGTAAGACTCTGGTCGCGGACACGACCGTGATGGAAAAAGCCATTGCCTAA
- a CDS encoding argininosuccinate synthase yields MSDIKKVVLAYSGGLDTSVIAKWLQTEYNCEVVTFTADLGQGEEVEPARAKAEALGIKEIFIDDLREEFARDFVFPMFRANTIYEGEYLLGTSIARPLIAKRLIEIANATGADAIAHGATGKGNDQVRFELGAYALKPGVKVIAPWREWDLTSRETLMAYCDEHDIKVEKKAGKKSPYSMDANLLHISYEGDILENPWNEPEEDMWLWSVSPEKAPDEPTYLTISFKNGDPVAIDGVDKSPATIMEELNKVGGENGIGRVDIVENRYVGMKARGCYETPAGTVLLKAHRAIESITLDREAAHLKDELMPKYANLIYNGYWWSPERKMLQAAIDDTQSVVNGDVRVKLYKGNVIVVGRQSEGSLFDEAIATFEDDAGAYDQKDAAGFIKLNALRLRTAAKKGRSML; encoded by the coding sequence ATGTCAGACATCAAAAAAGTGGTGCTGGCCTATTCCGGTGGTCTGGATACATCTGTGATCGCCAAATGGCTGCAAACCGAATACAACTGCGAAGTCGTCACCTTCACCGCCGACCTGGGTCAGGGCGAAGAAGTCGAACCGGCACGCGCCAAGGCCGAAGCACTTGGTATTAAAGAAATCTTTATCGACGACCTGCGTGAAGAATTTGCCCGTGACTTCGTCTTTCCGATGTTCCGTGCCAACACCATCTACGAAGGTGAGTACCTGCTGGGTACCTCCATTGCGCGCCCATTGATCGCCAAGCGTCTGATTGAAATCGCCAACGCAACCGGTGCCGATGCCATTGCTCACGGCGCGACCGGCAAAGGCAACGACCAGGTGCGTTTTGAACTGGGTGCCTATGCCCTCAAGCCCGGCGTTAAAGTAATTGCCCCATGGCGCGAATGGGATCTGACTTCCCGTGAAACCCTGATGGCCTACTGCGACGAGCACGACATCAAGGTCGAAAAGAAAGCCGGTAAAAAGTCGCCATACTCCATGGACGCCAACCTGCTGCACATCTCCTACGAAGGCGACATCCTGGAAAACCCATGGAACGAGCCAGAAGAAGACATGTGGCTGTGGTCTGTTTCGCCGGAAAAGGCCCCGGATGAACCGACCTACCTGACCATCAGCTTCAAGAACGGTGACCCGGTAGCCATCGACGGCGTTGATAAATCCCCGGCGACCATCATGGAAGAACTGAACAAGGTCGGCGGCGAAAACGGCATTGGCCGTGTCGACATCGTTGAAAACCGCTACGTCGGCATGAAAGCCCGTGGTTGTTACGAAACCCCAGCCGGTACGGTACTGCTGAAAGCACACCGCGCCATCGAGTCGATTACGCTGGATCGTGAAGCCGCGCACCTGAAAGACGAATTGATGCCGAAATACGCCAACCTGATCTACAACGGTTACTGGTGGTCTCCAGAACGTAAAATGCTGCAAGCCGCCATCGACGACACCCAATCAGTGGTAAACGGCGACGTCCGCGTAAAACTGTACAAAGGCAACGTGATCGTAGTTGGCCGCCAGTCTGAAGGTTCACTGTTCGACGAAGCCATCGCTACCTTCGAAGACGATGCCGGTGCCTACGACCAGAAAGACGCCGCAGGCTTTATCAAGCTCAACGCCCTGCGTCTGCGTACTGCTGCCAAAAAAGGCCGCAGCATGCTGTAA
- a CDS encoding flavin-containing monooxygenase, whose product MSTQQLPVKGYADIDLHGGIYLNAVVIGAGVAGLYQLHRLREMGMSVRAYEAGSGVGGTWYWNRYPGARFDSQAEIYQYWFSEELYKSWQPSERFPAQPETERWLNHVADTLDLKKDIQFNTRIASAHFDEQDEVWRIETTEGEKIVTQFLIACCGMLSAPLSNRFEGQSSFKGQIFHTALWPKEPVDLKGKRVAVIGTGATGIQVIQTIAPEVGTLKIFMRTPQYVIPMRNPKYSKADWNQWSARFHELKERVRGTFAGFDYDFDAGPWAEKTPEERTRVLESLWEDGSLALWLASFPEMFFDEAVSEEVSRFVRIKMRARLGNDPKLCELLIPTDYGFGTHRVPLENKYLEVYLQPNVETVDCKKTAITRVVPEGIETSDGTVHEVDVIIMAVGFDAGSGALSRIDIRGRNNRSLKDQWQQEIRTSMGLQVHGYPNLFTTGAPLAPSAALCNMTTCLQQQVDWITGCIDYALKHDKQVVEATAEFEDDWVRHHDETAARTLVVKTDSWYMGSNVEGKPRRLLSYIGGVGNYHKRCDELARDGYPGFEMH is encoded by the coding sequence ATGAGTACTCAACAGCTCCCCGTGAAGGGATACGCAGATATAGACCTGCACGGCGGTATTTACCTGAACGCAGTCGTCATTGGTGCAGGCGTCGCCGGCCTGTATCAGCTGCATCGCCTGCGCGAAATGGGCATGTCGGTTCGAGCCTATGAAGCCGGCAGTGGCGTAGGCGGTACCTGGTACTGGAACCGCTACCCTGGCGCTCGCTTCGACTCCCAGGCAGAGATCTATCAGTACTGGTTCTCGGAAGAACTCTACAAATCGTGGCAGCCCTCGGAGCGCTTCCCAGCCCAGCCGGAAACCGAACGCTGGCTCAACCACGTGGCCGATACGCTTGACCTGAAGAAAGACATCCAGTTCAACACTCGTATCGCCTCGGCCCACTTCGATGAACAAGACGAAGTCTGGCGTATCGAGACCACAGAAGGTGAAAAGATCGTCACTCAATTCCTGATCGCCTGCTGTGGCATGCTCTCCGCGCCGCTGTCCAATCGCTTCGAAGGCCAGTCCAGCTTCAAGGGACAAATCTTCCACACAGCCCTGTGGCCCAAGGAGCCGGTCGACCTCAAGGGTAAGCGAGTGGCGGTTATCGGCACCGGTGCCACCGGTATTCAGGTGATCCAGACCATTGCGCCGGAAGTCGGCACCTTGAAGATTTTCATGCGCACCCCGCAGTACGTTATCCCCATGCGTAACCCCAAGTACAGCAAGGCCGACTGGAATCAGTGGAGTGCACGTTTCCATGAACTCAAGGAGCGTGTACGTGGGACCTTCGCCGGTTTCGACTACGACTTCGATGCCGGCCCCTGGGCAGAAAAAACGCCAGAAGAGCGCACCCGGGTACTCGAGAGCCTTTGGGAAGACGGTTCTCTCGCTCTGTGGCTGGCCTCTTTCCCCGAGATGTTCTTTGATGAGGCCGTCAGCGAAGAAGTCTCCAGGTTCGTACGCATTAAAATGCGCGCGCGCCTGGGCAACGACCCCAAGCTGTGCGAGCTGCTGATCCCCACCGACTACGGCTTCGGTACCCACCGGGTGCCGTTGGAAAACAAGTATCTCGAGGTCTACCTGCAACCCAACGTGGAGACAGTGGACTGCAAGAAAACCGCCATCACCCGTGTTGTGCCCGAGGGTATCGAGACGTCCGACGGCACCGTGCATGAGGTGGATGTGATCATCATGGCCGTAGGCTTCGATGCCGGTTCAGGTGCCCTCTCACGCATCGACATTCGCGGCCGCAACAATCGCTCGCTCAAGGACCAGTGGCAACAGGAAATCCGCACCTCCATGGGCCTGCAGGTGCATGGTTATCCTAACCTGTTCACCACCGGTGCCCCGCTGGCACCCTCGGCCGCCCTATGCAACATGACCACCTGTCTGCAACAGCAGGTTGACTGGATCACCGGCTGCATCGACTACGCCCTCAAGCACGACAAGCAGGTGGTTGAAGCAACCGCCGAGTTCGAAGACGACTGGGTGCGCCACCACGACGAGACCGCAGCCAGAACCCTCGTGGTCAAGACCGACTCCTGGTACATGGGCTCCAACGTGGAAGGCAAGCCCCGGCGCCTGCTCTCCTACATCGGCGGCGTCGGCAACTACCACAAGCGCTGTGACGAACTGGCCCGCGATGGCTACCCCGGCTTCGAGATGCACTGA
- a CDS encoding type II toxin-antitoxin system Phd/YefM family antitoxin codes for MDAISYTAARANLAKTMERVCNDHSPVIITRKSETPVVMLSLEDYQAMEETAYLLRSPANARHLLESIAELEAGKGTERDLME; via the coding sequence ATGGACGCCATAAGCTACACAGCAGCCCGAGCAAACCTTGCCAAAACCATGGAAAGGGTCTGTAACGACCACTCACCAGTGATTATTACCAGAAAGAGTGAGACACCCGTGGTTATGCTCTCCCTCGAAGACTACCAAGCCATGGAGGAGACAGCCTACCTTCTACGCTCTCCTGCAAACGCGAGACATTTGCTTGAATCCATTGCAGAACTCGAAGCCGGAAAAGGCACCGAGAGAGACTTAATGGAATGA
- a CDS encoding Txe/YoeB family addiction module toxin has product MKLTFSSRAWEEYLYWQKTDKAMVKRINALIKDSSRDPFEGIGKPEPLKHGLSGFWSRRINDEHRFVYKVSDDSLLIAQLRYHYEY; this is encoded by the coding sequence ATGAAGCTAACATTCTCCTCTAGGGCTTGGGAAGAGTATCTATATTGGCAGAAAACAGACAAAGCCATGGTCAAAAGGATCAACGCCTTAATCAAGGATTCTTCCCGTGATCCTTTTGAAGGTATAGGTAAACCCGAGCCGCTAAAGCATGGCCTATCTGGTTTTTGGTCTCGTCGTATTAATGATGAGCATCGATTCGTATATAAAGTATCCGATGATAGCCTTTTAATCGCTCAGTTACGCTACCACTATGAATACTGA
- a CDS encoding alpha/beta fold hydrolase, which yields MNNYYTQDSHGPFELIDIGRLELEEGGVIEHCQLAVAMHGTLNEARDNAILVPTWYSGTSKIMGDAYIGEGRALDPSRYCIIVVNQIGNGLSTSPSNAPEPIAGPDFPRVRIGDDVRAQHRLLTEHFGIEKLQLVVGGSMGAQQTYEWAVRYPQMVLRAAPIAGTAKNTEHDFLYAETLIETITTDPGFSDGRYKTAADVAAGLKRHAKLWAVMGWSTEFFRAGRHRVLGFADMDAFVDEFMTGYFGPMDPNNLLCMAWKWQRGDVSRHTGGSLAEALSRITAHTFVMPISHDMFFPPNDCLAEQQLIAGSEFHPLSSIDGHLGLFGTDANMMTELDRNLSALLSCSVS from the coding sequence ATGAACAACTACTACACGCAGGACAGCCACGGCCCCTTCGAGCTGATCGATATTGGCCGTCTCGAACTGGAAGAAGGCGGTGTCATCGAACACTGCCAGCTGGCGGTGGCCATGCACGGCACGCTCAATGAGGCGCGCGACAACGCCATTCTGGTGCCCACCTGGTACTCGGGCACCAGCAAGATCATGGGCGATGCCTACATCGGCGAAGGCCGGGCGCTGGATCCGTCACGTTACTGCATCATCGTGGTCAATCAGATCGGTAATGGCTTGTCCACTTCACCCAGCAATGCACCAGAGCCTATCGCGGGGCCGGATTTTCCGCGTGTGCGCATCGGTGATGACGTGCGCGCCCAGCACCGCTTGCTGACCGAGCACTTCGGCATCGAAAAACTGCAACTCGTGGTCGGCGGCTCCATGGGCGCACAGCAGACCTACGAGTGGGCGGTCCGTTATCCGCAGATGGTGCTGCGTGCCGCGCCGATTGCCGGCACGGCAAAAAACACCGAGCACGACTTCCTGTATGCCGAGACCCTGATCGAAACCATCACCACCGACCCGGGATTCAGCGATGGGCGCTACAAAACAGCGGCCGACGTGGCCGCCGGTCTGAAGCGGCATGCCAAGCTGTGGGCGGTCATGGGCTGGAGCACCGAGTTTTTCCGCGCCGGCCGGCACCGGGTCCTCGGCTTTGCCGACATGGACGCGTTCGTGGACGAATTCATGACCGGCTACTTCGGGCCTATGGACCCGAACAACCTGCTGTGCATGGCATGGAAATGGCAGCGTGGCGACGTCAGCCGACATACCGGAGGCAGTCTGGCCGAGGCACTCAGCCGCATCACCGCTCACACCTTCGTGATGCCGATCAGCCACGACATGTTCTTCCCGCCCAACGACTGCCTGGCCGAGCAGCAACTCATCGCCGGCAGTGAGTTCCATCCCTTGAGCAGCATCGACGGCCATCTGGGGCTGTTTGGCACCGATGCCAACATGATGACCGAACTCGACCGGAATCTTTCAGCATTATTGTCCTGTTCCGTGTCATGA
- a CDS encoding IS110 family transposase, which produces MNNISTIAIDLAKSVFQICIVSGHNKVSKQLRLSREKFRQFMLEQTPSRVVMEACYSSHYWARLFQQQGHQVLLIPAQHVTPFVRGNKNDQNDALAIYEASMRPNIRFVPIKSLGQQDVQSLHRMRERLVKDRTALCNQMRGLLTDYGYIFPVGINAVLKGLREILEQGELSGMMQSELNWTLTEYDLLSRRIDHINEELKRYGEQDQQCQNLISIPGIGAHIATAIKSTVGNAEVFHNSRDFAAWTGLTPRQKASGHKSVMSGITKRGDAYLRK; this is translated from the coding sequence ATGAACAATATTAGTACCATCGCCATCGATCTTGCAAAGTCCGTTTTTCAGATCTGCATCGTCTCCGGGCACAACAAGGTATCGAAGCAGTTACGCCTCAGCCGGGAGAAATTCAGGCAATTCATGCTGGAGCAAACACCCTCCAGAGTCGTCATGGAGGCCTGTTATTCCTCGCATTACTGGGCCAGGTTATTTCAGCAACAAGGCCATCAGGTACTGTTGATTCCGGCCCAGCATGTCACGCCATTTGTGCGGGGCAACAAGAACGATCAGAACGATGCTCTGGCCATTTATGAAGCATCCATGAGACCCAATATCCGGTTTGTACCGATCAAGTCATTGGGTCAACAGGATGTTCAGAGCCTGCATCGAATGCGAGAACGGCTGGTCAAGGATCGCACTGCGCTTTGCAATCAGATGCGCGGTTTGTTGACGGACTATGGTTATATCTTCCCCGTCGGAATCAATGCTGTACTTAAAGGGTTGCGCGAGATTCTGGAACAAGGTGAGCTGTCTGGCATGATGCAGTCGGAGTTGAATTGGACATTGACTGAATATGACCTGTTATCGCGTCGGATTGATCACATTAACGAAGAATTAAAGCGTTATGGCGAACAGGATCAGCAATGCCAGAACCTGATCTCTATCCCTGGAATCGGGGCTCATATCGCGACGGCCATCAAGAGTACGGTGGGCAATGCGGAGGTCTTTCATAACAGCCGGGATTTTGCGGCGTGGACGGGGTTAACGCCGAGACAAAAGGCCAGTGGTCATAAATCGGTGATGTCAGGGATTACCAAGCGTGGGGATGCCTACTTGAGAAAATGA
- a CDS encoding helix-turn-helix domain-containing protein, with protein MATLITPRDLPTWVPGRVLSASDGQGWKDVAHRAYLYTGLDVLIPAMDCFMIVRYRGGDTPMDRCLDGRWTRKTCTPGDFSLLTRSTHSHWHWTQCIDVAHTYLSDALMSRVATDIVERDVAEVRLHDVLQAQDQVVTQITDAIMAEAKQQGVGGALYAEALSIQLAVHLIRQYAEVSFRGEAVGGVLSPTLMRRLDEFIDTHLHEGITIERMAMIAGLGVWTFTRHFRESAGVSPYEYVIRRRVERATRLLTGSQRAIKEIAADCGFSDQAHLTRALRARQGMTPAQLRRDAGR; from the coding sequence ATGGCGACACTGATCACCCCACGAGACCTGCCCACCTGGGTGCCCGGACGTGTGCTTTCCGCCAGCGATGGCCAGGGCTGGAAGGATGTCGCTCATCGGGCTTATCTCTATACCGGTCTCGACGTGCTCATTCCTGCCATGGATTGTTTCATGATCGTCCGCTATCGGGGTGGTGATACTCCTATGGATCGCTGCCTTGATGGGCGCTGGACGCGCAAAACCTGCACCCCGGGCGATTTTTCGCTGCTGACCCGGTCGACTCATTCCCACTGGCACTGGACCCAGTGCATCGATGTCGCGCACACCTACTTGTCCGATGCACTCATGTCCCGGGTAGCGACCGACATCGTCGAACGTGATGTGGCGGAAGTGCGACTGCATGATGTGCTTCAGGCGCAAGACCAGGTGGTGACGCAGATCACCGATGCCATCATGGCCGAGGCCAAACAACAGGGTGTGGGCGGTGCCTTGTACGCTGAGGCCCTGTCGATTCAGTTGGCAGTGCACTTGATTCGACAGTATGCCGAAGTGAGTTTTCGCGGCGAGGCGGTGGGCGGTGTGTTGTCACCGACGCTGATGCGACGCCTTGACGAGTTCATCGACACGCATCTGCACGAGGGGATCACCATCGAACGCATGGCGATGATCGCCGGTCTGGGGGTCTGGACCTTCACCAGGCATTTTCGGGAAAGTGCGGGAGTTTCCCCCTACGAATACGTGATCCGGCGTCGCGTTGAGCGCGCCACCCGGCTGCTCACGGGCAGCCAGCGTGCCATCAAGGAGATTGCCGCCGATTGCGGATTTTCCGATCAGGCGCACCTGACTCGGGCGTTGCGTGCGCGTCAGGGCATGACTCCGGCGCAGCTGCGGCGTGACGCAGGGCGTTGA
- a CDS encoding transposase — MSLKQVEYQVLDRLSFRRFLGLSLEDPVPDANTVWKYEELLVQKNLTDELFYSLLSQIEAHGYRPQGGQIVDATLVEAPKRKTEEQQQEKARKAQEKSDGDDDDSTPPAPPERTPAQQRQASRDAAWTKKHGKSYFGYKNHTSADVWADSAYRSAENESMLKDRGYRSHIHRKKPRGKDMPERSKLANQKRSQVRARVEHVYADMKRDGKKFMVRCIGQARAELRIGLMNMVYNARRWSFLSRVG, encoded by the coding sequence CTGTCGCTCAAGCAGGTTGAGTATCAAGTGTTAGACCGCTTGTCATTCCGCCGCTTCCTTGGCTTGTCGCTGGAAGATCCGGTACCCGATGCCAATACCGTCTGGAAGTATGAAGAGTTACTCGTCCAGAAAAACCTCACTGATGAACTGTTTTACAGCTTGCTCTCGCAAATCGAAGCCCACGGTTATCGGCCTCAAGGCGGTCAAATTGTCGATGCTACCCTGGTTGAAGCACCCAAGCGAAAAACCGAAGAGCAGCAGCAGGAAAAAGCCCGCAAAGCACAAGAAAAATCAGACGGAGATGACGATGATTCGACACCGCCGGCCCCTCCGGAACGCACTCCGGCCCAGCAGCGCCAGGCCAGTCGAGATGCGGCCTGGACGAAGAAACATGGCAAGAGCTACTTCGGCTATAAAAATCACACCAGCGCGGATGTCTGGGCAGATAGCGCTTATCGAAGCGCAGAAAATGAAAGCATGTTGAAAGATCGGGGCTATCGCTCCCACATCCACCGCAAGAAACCGCGAGGCAAGGACATGCCTGAACGTAGCAAGCTGGCGAATCAAAAACGCTCTCAGGTTCGGGCACGTGTCGAACATGTTTATGCGGACATGAAACGCGACGGCAAAAAGTTCATGGTGCGCTGCATCGGCCAGGCCAGAGCGGAACTGAGAATCGGTTTGATGAACATGGTGTACAACGCTCGTCGCTGGAGCTTTTTATCTCGTGTGGGATAG
- a CDS encoding transposase — protein sequence MYLHNQWGRFIGYLEDGAYPIDNNPAERAIRPFTIGRKNWMFSKSQAGARASANLYSVIETAKANDLNVYDYLALIFNELPNAQGVEDIEALLPWNVAFG from the coding sequence ATGTATTTACATAATCAATGGGGCCGATTTATCGGCTACCTTGAAGATGGGGCTTATCCCATCGACAACAATCCGGCCGAGCGTGCAATCCGGCCCTTCACCATTGGCCGAAAAAACTGGATGTTTAGTAAAAGCCAGGCGGGTGCCAGAGCCAGTGCTAATCTCTACAGTGTGATCGAAACGGCCAAGGCCAATGACCTCAATGTGTATGATTATTTAGCCCTAATTTTTAACGAGCTGCCTAACGCCCAAGGCGTTGAGGATATTGAAGCGTTATTGCCATGGAATGTGGCGTTCGGCTAG